The genomic window TTCGGGCACGTCCCGCGCGGCCTTCAACGCCGCCTCCGCCCGCCAGCCCGCATAAAGCGCCACGCCCGCATCTGCGGGGACGGATGCGCGCCCGGCCCGGGCCTCGGCCAGTTTCTCCAACCCGCGATTTGCCAGATCCCGCACCCCTTGCGGTGTGCCATCCAGCAAAGGCACCCGGCCACGCGCCTCCAGCTCCGGCACCGCGCGCAGGAACCCGGCAAGGCCGCTGGCAAACCCATGGGCGCGGAGCGCCGGTTCCGCCGCATCGGGCGCCCCAAGCGCGCGCGCCGCGACCCATATCAAATGGCCGCTGCTGGCGTCGATATAGCTGTCAAAATGGGCCTGATCCTCAAACGCGTCCTTATAGATATCCCACCGCCGGGCGGCAATCATCGCATCCAGAAGCGGCGCATCCCCGGCCCGGATTGCCCCGTGCAGCGGGGCCACAACCTCATGGGCGCGCGGCGGTTTCCCGGCGCCGATCTCTTCCATCACATCGCGCCAGAATTGCAGGCGCATCTCGGCAATCATCGGCTCTTCGGTCACCCAGGGCGCGCGGCTGACCTCCAGATTGAAGGCGTAAAGCGGGAACAAGACCTGTCTCGCGGCAGGCGGAGCGGCCATTGCGGCCAGAAACCGGTCCGGGTCCCCCCGTCTGACAATTTCGGCGCAGGCGGCCAGCGTCATACGGGGCGGACCACAGACAGAAGATACCCGGTTTCCGCCCGGTGTTCGCGCCAGAGCGCAATCTCCCGCTCACCCTCCTCCAGCACCGCCTGCAATTCCGCATCGGCCCCGGGTCTCAGTGCGGCAATCCGCGCGGCCATCGGGCGGTAATAGCTTTCCCAGGCCACATCGGAAATCACCCGCGTCGCCAGTGTCTCATATCCCGCATCCGCCACCTGCGCGGCAATCCCCGCCGCATCGGTGACCTGCGCCCCGTCCCAGAAGGCCTGCGCCCCGTCAGACGGGGTGCCGGTAAAAAAACAGGGTTCCGAGAAGGCGACCGCACCGCCCGGGGCCAGAGCCTGCCGCCAGGTGTTCAGCGCGGTTTCGATGCCAAGGAAATAAACCGCGCCCGCGCACCAGATCAGATCATAGGCGCCTTTGATCTTGGCCATATCGCCGGTTTGCAGGGTCACGCGCGGATTGTCCTGAAACCGCAACCGGGCCGCCGCAATGAAATCCGCATGGGTGTCGATGCCGGTCACCCGGCCCCCGGGCGCCGACCTGAGCAGGGCACCGATATCGCCCCCCGGGCCGCAGGCCGCATCACAGATCACCGCATCCGGGCGCAGTTGCGCAATTCCGGCAGCCCAGGTGACATCCGCCGTTTCCCCCGGCCCTTCGCGCGGCAGATCCGCATGGAGTGTAAAGAATGCAGGGGTCATCATGGTATCCGCCTCCGTAAAATCAGGCCGGACCAGGCTGACAGTTCCGGGTTTCCTGAAACGCCCGCCCTCATATGCGTTGCACCCCGTCGCGGACCAGTTTCCATATCACCGCATCCAGCAATGCCTCAAACGAGGCATCGACGATATTGGGCGACACCCCCACGGTCGACCAGCGACGGCCCTTGTCATCCTCGCTGTCGATGATGACGCGGGTAATGGCCTCGGTGCCGCCCTGGGTGATGCGCACCTTGAAATCGACCAGACGGATATCGTCGATATAGCGCTGATACGGCCCCAGATCCTTGGCCAGCGCCTTGGAAAGCGCGTTGACCGGTCCCCGGTCGCTGCCGGTTTCATCCATCGACTCGCTGACCGAGAACATTTTCCTGTCGCCGATCTTCAACACCACCACGGCCTCGGACAGGCTGACCATGCGGTTGTATTTGTTCTTTCGCCGTTCAACCGTGACCTTATAGCGTTTGACCTCGAAAAATTGCGGCAGAAGCCCAAGCGCGTCGCGGGCCAGAAGCTCAAAACTGGCCTGGGCGGTGTCATAGGAATAGCCCTGATCCTCGCGCGTCTTGATCTCTTCCAGAATGCGCGGCAGGGCGGGATCACCCTTTTTCACGTCAAGTCCCGCCTCGGCCAGACGGCGGCGCAGGTTGGATTGCCCGGCCTGGTTCGACATCGGCACAATCCGGGTATTGCCAACCCGGGCCGGATCGACATGTTCATAGGTGCTGGGGTCTTTCAGGATCGCACTGGCATGAAGCCCCGCCTTATGGGCAAAGGCCGAGGCCCCCACATAGGGCGCCTGCCGGTGCGGCACCCGGTTCAGGATGTCATCCAGCATCCGCGAGATGCGCATCAGCCCCTCAAGCGCGGACAGGCTGACACCGGTCTCATACCGGCTGGCATAGGGCTCTTTCAGCAGCAGCGTCGGGATCAGGCTGGTCAGATTGGCATTGCCGCAGCGTTCGCCCAACCCGTTCAGCGTGCCCTGTATCTGGCGTGCGCCTGCCTCCACCGCCGCCAGACTGCCGGCCAGGGCGGTTTCCGTATCATTATGGGTGTGGATGCCCAGATGGGTGCCGGGGATACCTGCGGCGATCACCGCTTCGGTCACCCGGTGGATCTCATCGGGCAAGGTGCCGCCATTGGTGTCGCACAGCACCACCCAACGGGCGCCCGCATCCAGCGCCGCCTTCAGGCAGGACAGGGCATAGTCCGGGTTCGCCCGGTAGCCGTCAAAGAAATGTTCCGCATCGAAGATCGCCTCGCGGGACCGGGCGGTCAGATGGGAGAAGGATTTGGAAAGATTGTCGAGATTTTCCGCAAGCGTGATGCCAAGGGCGGTTTCCACATGGAACGGGTGCGATTTGCCCACCAGACAGACCGCAGGCGTGCCCGCGTTCAAGACGCCCGCCAGAACCGCGTCATTCTCGGCCGAGCGGCCGCTGCGTTTGGTCATGCCGAAGGCGGTCATGGTCGCCCGGGTCTTTGGGGCGGCCTCGAAAAATCCGCTATCGGTGGGGTTCGCCCCGGGCCAGCCGCCTTCGATATAGTCCAGACCAAGCGTATCAAGCGCCTCGGCAATGCGGATTTTCTCGGGCGTCGCGAATTGCACGCCCTGGGTCTGCTGCCCGTCGCGCAGCGTGGTGTCGAAAAGGAACAGGCGCTCGCGGGTCATGCTTTGCCCCTTTGTCTTGTCCGGGACGTTCTGCACACTGGCGTGTCCACCGAGCCGGGCCGCTTGTGGCCCGGCCAGCCCCCGACCGCCCCCATGGGCGGGGGCTTCACCCCCACCCGCGGCCGTGGGCTGGCCTGTGTTGGATTGATGGTCATTGCAGGCTCTCTAGCATCTCTTGCAGCCGTGCCTGCCGCCATTGCGACAGGCGCTTCACCCCATAGGCCATTAACTCGCCATTTTCCGGAAACATGCCCTGCGTAACAGCCCTGTGTGCGGGGCCGGTATCAATTTCAAAGGTAAACCCTTCGCTGGTGTCACGACCTATGATTCCTATCGCTTCAAGACCATCGCGAACTCTGTCTGATGTTTCAAAGTCCTTTACTGCTCGGGCTGAATTGCGAATATCAATGAGTTTGGAAATGAGTGCGTATTCATGCTGATCTTCATGCATCCAATCCTCCAGATCATCGTTCAAAATCCCGATCATATGTCCCGTGGCTTTCAGTGCAGCTAAACTATTCTGGTCAGAGAGACTGTGCATCCGCATGTAGACCTCAGAGATATTGAGATCATCAGCAAGCGCATCGGTTGCGCATTCCTTGGATAAGTCCAATGGCACATCCTTGACCTGTTTACGCCATTTGCGAAGCGTCTTCTCGGCCTCTTCTCGTTTCTTTTCGGTCCAGTTCATCGGCTTGGAGTAATGGGTGCTGAGCAACACAAAGCGGATCACCTCGCCCGGCACACCCTGATCCAGCAGGTCGCGGACGGTGAAGAAATTGCCCAGGGATTTGGACATTTTCCTGCCCTCGACCTGCAACATCTCGTTATGCATCCAGATGCGCGCGAAATCGCCGCCCGGATGGGCGCAGGCCGATTGCGCGATCTCGTTTTCATGATGGGGAAAGGCCAGATCAATG from Rhodophyticola sp. CCM32 includes these protein-coding regions:
- a CDS encoding class I SAM-dependent methyltransferase, translating into MMTPAFFTLHADLPREGPGETADVTWAAGIAQLRPDAVICDAACGPGGDIGALLRSAPGGRVTGIDTHADFIAAARLRFQDNPRVTLQTGDMAKIKGAYDLIWCAGAVYFLGIETALNTWRQALAPGGAVAFSEPCFFTGTPSDGAQAFWDGAQVTDAAGIAAQVADAGYETLATRVISDVAWESYYRPMAARIAALRPGADAELQAVLEEGEREIALWREHRAETGYLLSVVRPV
- the cysS gene encoding cysteine--tRNA ligase codes for the protein MVEIRLKNTRTRQVERFEPLDPENLRMYVCGPTVYDRAHLGNARPVVVFDVLFRLLRHVYGADHVTYVRNFTDVEDKINARAAETGRAISEITEETIGWYLEDMAALGAREPTEMPRATDFIPQMVAMIADLVAKGHAYEAEGHVLFRVRSYGDYGTLSGRSVDDMIAGARVEVAPYKEDPMDFVLWKPSTPDLPGWDSPWGRGRPGWHIECSAMARELLGESFDIHGGGIDLAFPHHENEIAQSACAHPGGDFARIWMHNEMLQVEGRKMSKSLGNFFTVRDLLDQGVPGEVIRFVLLSTHYSKPMNWTEKKREEAEKTLRKWRKQVKDVPLDLSKECATDALADDLNISEVYMRMHSLSDQNSLAALKATGHMIGILNDDLEDWMHEDQHEYALISKLIDIRNSARAVKDFETSDRVRDGLEAIGIIGRDTSEGFTFEIDTGPAHRAVTQGMFPENGELMAYGVKRLSQWRQARLQEMLESLQ
- a CDS encoding squalene/phytoene synthase family protein, with the protein product MTLAACAEIVRRGDPDRFLAAMAAPPAARQVLFPLYAFNLEVSRAPWVTEEPMIAEMRLQFWRDVMEEIGAGKPPRAHEVVAPLHGAIRAGDAPLLDAMIAARRWDIYKDAFEDQAHFDSYIDASSGHLIWVAARALGAPDAAEPALRAHGFASGLAGFLRAVPELEARGRVPLLDGTPQGVRDLANRGLEKLAEARAGRASVPADAGVALYAGWRAEAALKAARDVPERVIEGKLDESEFARRVRLIRLSLTGRW
- the cimA gene encoding citramalate synthase, whose protein sequence is MTRERLFLFDTTLRDGQQTQGVQFATPEKIRIAEALDTLGLDYIEGGWPGANPTDSGFFEAAPKTRATMTAFGMTKRSGRSAENDAVLAGVLNAGTPAVCLVGKSHPFHVETALGITLAENLDNLSKSFSHLTARSREAIFDAEHFFDGYRANPDYALSCLKAALDAGARWVVLCDTNGGTLPDEIHRVTEAVIAAGIPGTHLGIHTHNDTETALAGSLAAVEAGARQIQGTLNGLGERCGNANLTSLIPTLLLKEPYASRYETGVSLSALEGLMRISRMLDDILNRVPHRQAPYVGASAFAHKAGLHASAILKDPSTYEHVDPARVGNTRIVPMSNQAGQSNLRRRLAEAGLDVKKGDPALPRILEEIKTREDQGYSYDTAQASFELLARDALGLLPQFFEVKRYKVTVERRKNKYNRMVSLSEAVVVLKIGDRKMFSVSESMDETGSDRGPVNALSKALAKDLGPYQRYIDDIRLVDFKVRITQGGTEAITRVIIDSEDDKGRRWSTVGVSPNIVDASFEALLDAVIWKLVRDGVQRI